Genomic segment of Myxococcus stipitatus:
GAACCCCTGTCCTTGTTTGTAGGTGAGCTTCACCTCCTTGACGCCCTTCGCATCCCGCACGGTGAGCCGCGCCTCGGAGCCATCGGGCCCCGCGAGCGCGCGTCGCAGCGTGACGTGCCGATGGAAGTCCTGCGTGGAGGCCGATGTGTATGGGGCGAACTTGCGCGCGCGCTCGTCGATGGGCTCTCCGTTGACCTTCTCGATGATGTCGCCCACCGCGAGCCCGGGCACGCTCTCCGGGAGGAACACGTCCTGCACGACGGCCTTGCCGTCGATGTCCGTCACCCAGAGCGGCGCGTTGACGCCGAAGAACCGCTGGAGCTCGGGGTGTCCGCGCACGTTGACATGTCCGTCGCGCAGCCAGGTGCCCACCTCGGCCAGCGAGAGCACGTACTCGGTGGCGTTCCGGGCCTTCTCCATCTTCTCGAGGATCGCCGGCAGGCGAGTCTCCCAGGGCTGGTCCATCAAGTCCGGGTAGGCGAAGAAGGAGTCCACCGCTGTCCACAACTTGGCCCCAGCCAGGATGCGCAGCTCTCGGGACGGATAGAGCGCATCGGCGTAGGTCGGCTCCGGACGCCAGGGGGCGGTCGGCCGAGGGGTCCTGGCGGGAAGACTCCCGCGCTTGGGAGGGCGGGTCGCCAGCGAGAGTGCCTGTCGCATCCCCTCGTCGGGCCCGTCCATGTGGACCCGGACGGGGCGAGCCAGGTCCGCGGTGAGCGGGAGCACCGGCTCGTTGATGCTCATCATCGCGCGGTAGCCCTCGCCCAGGGGGAGTGGAATCTGGAAGTTGATGGAGGAGTCGTCGAGCGGGCCCTCCGTGACGAGGAGCGCCTTGCCTTGCGCCTGCAGCGCGAGGACGGACAGGTCGAGGGCCGTGCCCGAGTCGACGAGGAAGACGAGCAGGGCGGGCTTCTTGCCGGGAGTGCCCGTGACGAGGGTGCTCGCGGAGACGATGAAGTGGGTCTCATGGACGCTCTGCTCGCCGTCCTGGGGCTTCAGTCCGATGTGGGCCACCTCGCGCGTGCCGGGCACGCTGAGCTCGCCCTCGATGAAGTGGGGCAGCAGCGCGGGCAGCACCCATGGGAGGCCATAGCGCGTGAGTCCTCGCATGCGCAGGTCCAGCACCACCGCGCGAGCCTTCGCCGCGTCCGCGTCGAGGGTCTGCTCCAGCTCCGCCCAAGCGGACTGCGCCTCGGGGCCCAGGAGGTTGCGGAGGTCGAGCACGAGGACGTCCTTCTCCCAGCTCTTGAGTGCGCGCGGCGTGGGAGGAGGAACGGACGTGGCGGGAGGTGTCTCGGGCTCCACCAGCGTGGCCGGGTCTCCGAGCGCCGCGAGCATCCCCTGGACGGCGGCGGCATAGGACTGGGCATCGCGCGCGGCCTCGACCTTGGGCAGCGCGGAGAGGAACGCCGCATCCCATTCGGCGGGCTTGGAGAGGGCTTGCGGGTGGCGGAAGCGAACGGTGCCCCAGAGCTTCACGAGCTGGATTCGACGCTCGGTGGAGCGGGCTTCAGGGGCCTGTTGCGCCAGCCCGCGCGAAGGCAGGCTGGTGAGGGTCAACAGCAGCACGGCGACCCAGGGAAGGTGTCCTCGCCTCATGGTGCTGACCTCCGCGACGGAGAAGCCAGCGAGGTTATCCCAGTCTTCCCTCGGCGGTCTCAGAAGCCGCGCTGCGCTCCACCGTCGACGCAGATGGACTGGCCGGTGACGTACGACGCCTGCTCGGACGACAGGAACGCCACCAGCGCGGCCAGCTCCTCGGGACGTCCCAGCCGCCGCGCGGGAATCTGCGGCGCCACCTTCTCGTCCGTGAGCCCCAGCTCCGTCATCCGCTCCGTCGCGTGGTAGCCCGGCAGCACCGCGTTCACCGTGACGCCGTGCTGCGCCACCTCGTTGCTCACCGTCTTCACCAACCCGAGCAACCCCGCGCGCAAGCCATTGGACACCGTGAGGTTCGCCATCGCCTCACGCGCCGCCAGCGATGTCACCAGCACGATGCGGCCCCACTTGCGCTCCCGCATCCCCGGCAGCGCCGCCTGCATCCCATCCACCGCCGCCATCCACAGGCTCTGGAAGCCCACCTGCCACTGCTCCGCCGTCAGCGCCTCGAACGGCCCCGCAGGCGGCCCGCCCGTGTTCACCACGAGCACATCCACACCGCCCAGCTTCGCCGCCACCTCGTCCACCAGCCGCCGCGCCGCACCCGGCTGCGTCAAGTCACACGGCACCGCCAGCGCCGCGCCCAGCGACTTCGCCGCCTTCTCCAGCTTGTCGCCACCGCGCGAGCAGATGGCCACCGTGGCCCCTTCCTTCACCAGCGCCTGCGCCGTCGCGTAGCCCAGCCCCGCCGACGCGCCCATGACGAGCGCGCGCCTACCCTTCAGTCCGAAATCCATCCGCGTGCTCCTTCATGAATGGCACCAACCGCTCCTGGATGAGCCGCCCGGCCCGCTCCAGGTCCACGTCCTCGGCGCGCGTCAGCCCCTCGGACAGCTCGGAGACGATGCCACCGGCAATCGCTCCCACCTCGTACGCCAGCCGGTACGGCACGCGGCTGAAGCTCACCATCGAGTAGCGGCTGACGAACGTTCCGGGGAAGGCATTGAGCAGCACCTTCTCCACCGCCTTCTCCAACAGGAAGCGCGGGTTGCCCGTGCTGTCGCGCATCTCGATGAAGTTCTCCACCGCCATGTCCGCGATGGCATCCGCGTTCGTCTTGCGCAGCTTCTCCAGCGCGCCGAACAGGCTCTCCCACGAGCCGTGCTCCGCCAGCAGCCGGTTGAACACCGTGACGTCCTCGAAGCCGCAGTTCATCCCCTGGCCGAAGAACGGGACGATGGCGTGCGCCGCGTCACCCAACACCACCGCCTTGCCGCCCGCATGCCACGGCGCGCACTTCACCGTCACCATGCTGCCCGTGGGCCGAGCGAAGAACGCCTCCACCAAATCCGGGATGAGCGCCTTCGCGTCCGCGAACTGCTCCTCGAAGAACGCCTCCAGCCGCGCGGGCGTGTCCAGGGACTCGAAGCTCACCGGCCCCTTCCACGGCAGGAACAACGTACACGTGAAGCTGCCGTCCTCGTTGGGCAGCGCAATCAACATGTACGTGCCTCGCGGCCAGATGTGCAGCGCGTGCTTCTCCATCTGGAACGTGCCGCCCGGGCCCGCCGGAATCGTCAGCTCCTTGTAGCCGTGTCCCAGCTGCTCCTGCGTCGACGCGAATCCAGGCACCTGCTCCAGCGCCTGGCGCACCGCGGAGCCCGACCCATCCGTGCCGAACACCACGCGGCCTTCCTCGCGGCGCTCCTCGCCCGTGCCCTCGTCCACCACCGTGAGCGCGCCCGTCTTCGCATCCAGGTGCGTCACCCGCTGCCGGTAGCGGAAGCGGACCCGTCCCGACTTCTCCGCCGCCGACATCAGGAACTTGTTCAGCCACGCCCGCGACAGCGAGTTGATGTGCTGCGAGTCGTCCTTGCCGTAGGGCTGATAGAC
This window contains:
- a CDS encoding S41 family peptidase, which gives rise to MRRGHLPWVAVLLLTLTSLPSRGLAQQAPEARSTERRIQLVKLWGTVRFRHPQALSKPAEWDAAFLSALPKVEAARDAQSYAAAVQGMLAALGDPATLVEPETPPATSVPPPTPRALKSWEKDVLVLDLRNLLGPEAQSAWAELEQTLDADAAKARAVVLDLRMRGLTRYGLPWVLPALLPHFIEGELSVPGTREVAHIGLKPQDGEQSVHETHFIVSASTLVTGTPGKKPALLVFLVDSGTALDLSVLALQAQGKALLVTEGPLDDSSINFQIPLPLGEGYRAMMSINEPVLPLTADLARPVRVHMDGPDEGMRQALSLATRPPKRGSLPARTPRPTAPWRPEPTYADALYPSRELRILAGAKLWTAVDSFFAYPDLMDQPWETRLPAILEKMEKARNATEYVLSLAEVGTWLRDGHVNVRGHPELQRFFGVNAPLWVTDIDGKAVVQDVFLPESVPGLAVGDIIEKVNGEPIDERARKFAPYTSASTQDFHRHVTLRRALAGPDGSEARLTVRDAKGVKEVKLTYKQGQGFPPSSRKEAYQVLEGNIGLVDLALLEPWQVPALFEKLKDTRGIVFDLRNYPRGSLWALAPYLDVKGSRPFALGEAPVVGGLHSGWMKNTSQASTSAPFKYQGRTVTLIDTRTMSQAEHTGLMLEGTADTVFVGSPTAGANGDITHAVLPGGVRFTFTGANIRHGDGRQLQRKGLEPHVKLRPTLAGLRAGRDELLERAIQMLKEKPASTRRE
- a CDS encoding SDR family oxidoreductase; amino-acid sequence: MDFGLKGRRALVMGASAGLGYATAQALVKEGATVAICSRGGDKLEKAAKSLGAALAVPCDLTQPGAARRLVDEVAAKLGGVDVLVVNTGGPPAGPFEALTAEQWQVGFQSLWMAAVDGMQAALPGMRERKWGRIVLVTSLAAREAMANLTVSNGLRAGLLGLVKTVSNEVAQHGVTVNAVLPGYHATERMTELGLTDEKVAPQIPARRLGRPEELAALVAFLSSEQASYVTGQSICVDGGAQRGF
- a CDS encoding NAD(P)/FAD-dependent oxidoreductase, whose amino-acid sequence is MRATEQNAEVIIVGAGLVGSLLAVELARQGYSVEVLERRPDMRREVIDAGRSINLAISTRGLYALRQQGLEEEALRHAIPMRGRMIHPPKGSLVYQPYGKDDSQHINSLSRAWLNKFLMSAAEKSGRVRFRYRQRVTHLDAKTGALTVVDEGTGEERREEGRVVFGTDGSGSAVRQALEQVPGFASTQEQLGHGYKELTIPAGPGGTFQMEKHALHIWPRGTYMLIALPNEDGSFTCTLFLPWKGPVSFESLDTPARLEAFFEEQFADAKALIPDLVEAFFARPTGSMVTVKCAPWHAGGKAVVLGDAAHAIVPFFGQGMNCGFEDVTVFNRLLAEHGSWESLFGALEKLRKTNADAIADMAVENFIEMRDSTGNPRFLLEKAVEKVLLNAFPGTFVSRYSMVSFSRVPYRLAYEVGAIAGGIVSELSEGLTRAEDVDLERAGRLIQERLVPFMKEHADGFRTEG